One part of the Caproiciproducens sp. CPB-2 genome encodes these proteins:
- a CDS encoding extracellular solute-binding protein — translation MKKFVSALLAITMLAGVLAGCGSTQSASSQANTDASQAAEQTPNSKHVTVYSPHPADPLNAGIKEFQEKTGITVDLVAAGTGELLKRIEAESDSPQCDVFWGGGADSLAAYSKYFDKFTPADLDSIDKEYVSKDGLWTGESPLPMVIMYNKKLVGESDVPKGWGDLIDAKFKGKIAYADPAKSGSSYTILCTMLTAFGKDDGKGWEFIQKFVANLDGKILGSSGDVYKKVSDGEYSVGLTLEKEAIKYVQAGADVGIIYPSEGTSAVPDGIALVKGCKNRENAETFINFVLSKECQTMMATDFARRGVRLDTQVPKDLPEMKDVKLVNYDFDWASSQKTQIMEKWKEVIVG, via the coding sequence ATGAAAAAGTTTGTCAGCGCACTTTTGGCGATCACCATGCTCGCCGGCGTGTTAGCCGGATGCGGAAGCACGCAGAGCGCATCGTCACAGGCCAATACGGACGCCAGCCAGGCTGCGGAGCAGACGCCGAATTCCAAGCATGTCACGGTTTATTCGCCACATCCGGCGGACCCGCTGAACGCAGGAATCAAGGAGTTCCAGGAGAAGACCGGAATTACGGTGGACCTTGTCGCCGCGGGAACCGGCGAACTGCTCAAGCGTATCGAGGCGGAAAGCGACAGCCCGCAATGCGATGTGTTCTGGGGCGGCGGAGCGGATTCCCTTGCAGCCTACAGCAAATATTTCGACAAGTTTACGCCCGCCGATCTTGACAGCATCGATAAGGAGTATGTCAGCAAGGACGGCCTCTGGACCGGGGAATCCCCGCTGCCGATGGTCATTATGTACAACAAAAAGCTGGTCGGGGAAAGCGACGTCCCGAAGGGCTGGGGCGATCTGATCGACGCGAAGTTCAAGGGAAAAATTGCGTACGCGGACCCGGCGAAATCCGGTTCCTCCTACACCATCCTGTGCACGATGCTGACCGCGTTCGGTAAGGACGACGGCAAGGGCTGGGAGTTCATTCAGAAATTTGTCGCCAATCTGGACGGAAAAATTCTCGGTTCCTCCGGCGACGTCTACAAGAAGGTATCCGACGGCGAATACAGCGTCGGCTTGACGCTCGAAAAAGAAGCCATTAAATATGTTCAGGCCGGTGCGGACGTCGGCATCATTTATCCGTCGGAAGGCACCTCCGCGGTTCCGGACGGCATTGCGCTGGTCAAGGGCTGCAAAAACAGGGAAAATGCCGAAACCTTCATAAATTTTGTTCTGAGCAAGGAATGCCAGACCATGATGGCGACCGATTTTGCCAGAAGAGGCGTCAGACTGGACACCCAGGTTCCGAAGGATCTTCCGGAAATGAAGGACGTGAAGCTGGTAAACTACGACTTTGACTGGGCGTCTTCCCAGAAAACACAGATCATGGAAAAGTGGAAAGAGGTCATCGTCGGTTAA
- a CDS encoding ABC transporter ATP-binding protein, which translates to MSHGVKICNVVKRYDDFTAVNDISCDIRQGEFFTLLGPSGCGKTTLLRMIAGFNTIDGGKIYFDDKVINDIEAYQRDIGMVFQNYAIFPHMTVFDNVAYGLKARKLPKNEIEPRVLEALELVQIKDLKDRKPSELSGGQQQRVALARAIVIKPGVLLMDEPLSNLDAKLRVQMRTIIRKLQKDLNITTIYVTHDQEEALAISDRIAIINAGRIMQIDTPSTIYKKPQNSFVAGFIGTSNFMEGQIEQLDPDKIARVRLDAGFEFSVKLKKGLEGRIRASVRPEQFLMDDESGTGISGEIQMYTFLGDFASYEVKLKNGQVVQANEYTKDIDFVRDIGHKVRLSFRPEKISVFSEDGTEVFS; encoded by the coding sequence TTGAGCCATGGAGTAAAAATTTGTAATGTGGTGAAGCGGTACGACGATTTTACCGCGGTAAACGATATTTCATGCGATATCCGGCAAGGGGAGTTTTTTACGCTGCTGGGGCCTTCCGGCTGCGGAAAGACCACATTGCTCCGGATGATCGCGGGGTTTAATACGATTGACGGTGGAAAAATTTATTTTGACGACAAAGTAATTAACGATATAGAAGCTTATCAGCGCGATATCGGCATGGTGTTTCAGAATTATGCCATTTTTCCCCATATGACGGTTTTTGACAACGTCGCTTACGGGCTGAAGGCGCGCAAGCTGCCGAAAAACGAGATTGAGCCGAGGGTGCTGGAGGCGCTCGAGCTTGTACAGATCAAAGATCTGAAAGACAGAAAGCCCTCCGAACTGTCCGGCGGCCAGCAGCAGCGCGTCGCCCTTGCCCGGGCGATCGTAATCAAGCCGGGCGTCCTTCTGATGGACGAACCGCTTTCCAACCTGGACGCAAAGCTGAGGGTTCAGATGCGCACCATTATCCGCAAGCTGCAGAAGGATCTGAACATCACCACCATTTATGTCACGCACGATCAGGAAGAGGCGCTTGCCATTTCGGACCGGATCGCCATTATCAACGCGGGCCGGATCATGCAGATCGACACGCCGTCCACCATTTATAAAAAGCCGCAGAATTCTTTTGTCGCGGGATTTATCGGGACCTCCAACTTTATGGAGGGACAGATCGAGCAGCTTGACCCCGACAAAATCGCGCGCGTGAGGCTGGACGCCGGTTTTGAATTTTCCGTAAAGCTGAAGAAAGGTCTTGAGGGAAGAATCAGGGCTTCGGTCCGCCCGGAGCAGTTCCTCATGGACGACGAGAGCGGAACCGGAATTTCAGGCGAAATCCAGATGTACACCTTCCTCGGCGACTTCGCCAGCTATGAGGTCAAGCTAAAAAACGGTCAGGTCGTACAGGCGAACGAATACACGAAGGATATTGATTTTGTCCGCGATATCGGCCATAAGGTGCGCCTAAGCTTCCGTCCGGAGAAAATCAGCGTGTTCAGCGAAGACGGAACCGAGGTGTTCTCATGA
- a CDS encoding ABC transporter permease, with amino-acid sequence MNAERTSHRNFAKYFSFWNLVKYGSMLLLLVFLVYPFFSIIFHSFLSGDGKFTLEFYKIFFTKQYYYRTLWNSLATSGISTVFAVIIGVPLAYITSRFNVYWKKCINMLIIMSLMSPPFIGAYSWIMLLGRNGLFTNALAKIGIITPPIYGFGGIVLVFTLKFFPYVYLYVSGAMSSIDRSLEEAAENLGSSKLRRVMTITMPVIMPTLAAGAIMAFMSSLADFGTPMLIGEGYKVLPVLVYEEYMSEMGGNANMAGALSVVIICCSTAVLLIQKYVVARKNYVMTALRPPVVEELSRGKRILLTALCMFVASVAFLPQIVVIFTSFIKTNGPIFVKGFSLESYEKIFYKLSKNITNTFMFSFIAIIIIIIFGMLLSYLVVKKKSKISSTLDLLLMFPYVIPGAVLGISMLVAFNKPPLMLSGTAVIMIIAYVIRKMPYTIRSSSALLYQIDPSIEEASINLGVSPMRTFFKITARMMAPGVLSGAILSWITTINELSSSIMLYSGKTATISVAIYTEVVRSSFGTAAALASILTVATILSLLLFNWVSKGRVSVV; translated from the coding sequence ATGAACGCTGAGAGGACTTCCCACAGAAATTTTGCGAAATACTTCAGTTTCTGGAATCTGGTAAAATACGGCTCCATGCTGCTGCTGCTGGTGTTTCTGGTCTATCCGTTTTTCTCCATTATCTTCCACAGCTTTCTCAGCGGCGACGGAAAATTTACTTTGGAATTTTATAAGATTTTCTTTACCAAGCAGTACTATTACCGCACCCTGTGGAACAGCCTCGCAACTTCCGGAATCTCCACCGTTTTTGCGGTCATCATCGGCGTTCCGCTCGCTTACATAACCAGCCGCTTCAACGTGTACTGGAAAAAATGCATCAATATGCTGATCATCATGTCCCTGATGTCGCCTCCGTTTATCGGCGCGTATTCCTGGATCATGCTGCTCGGCAGAAACGGCCTGTTTACGAACGCGCTTGCGAAAATCGGCATTATCACTCCGCCGATTTACGGCTTTGGCGGAATCGTTCTGGTGTTTACCCTGAAATTTTTCCCCTATGTTTATTTATACGTTTCGGGAGCCATGTCGAGCATCGACCGCTCTCTGGAGGAAGCGGCCGAAAACCTCGGTTCCAGCAAGCTGAGAAGAGTGATGACGATTACCATGCCGGTGATCATGCCGACGCTCGCGGCAGGCGCGATTATGGCGTTCATGTCGTCGCTGGCGGACTTCGGCACCCCCATGCTGATCGGCGAAGGCTACAAGGTCCTTCCCGTCCTCGTATATGAGGAGTACATGAGCGAGATGGGCGGCAACGCCAACATGGCCGGAGCGCTCAGCGTCGTGATCATCTGCTGCTCCACCGCGGTGCTCCTGATTCAGAAATATGTGGTGGCGCGCAAGAATTACGTCATGACCGCGCTTCGCCCCCCGGTTGTGGAAGAGCTTTCCAGGGGAAAGAGGATCCTTCTGACCGCGCTTTGCATGTTCGTCGCGTCCGTCGCTTTTTTACCGCAGATCGTTGTGATCTTTACGTCTTTTATCAAGACAAACGGGCCGATCTTTGTGAAGGGATTCAGTCTGGAAAGCTATGAAAAAATCTTCTATAAGCTGTCCAAAAATATCACGAATACGTTTATGTTCTCCTTCATAGCAATTATCATCATTATTATCTTCGGAATGCTTCTTTCCTACCTTGTCGTGAAAAAGAAGAGCAAAATCAGCAGCACGCTGGATTTGCTGTTGATGTTCCCCTATGTGATCCCCGGCGCCGTGCTCGGCATCAGCATGCTCGTTGCGTTCAATAAGCCCCCGCTCATGCTGTCCGGCACCGCCGTCATTATGATTATTGCCTATGTCATCCGGAAAATGCCCTATACGATCCGTTCCAGCAGCGCGCTGCTGTACCAGATCGACCCCAGCATTGAGGAGGCCTCCATCAACCTCGGCGTATCCCCAATGCGCACCTTCTTTAAAATAACGGCGAGAATGATGGCGCCCGGCGTTTTGTCCGGCGCGATCCTGAGCTGGATTACCACAATCAACGAACTGAGCTCCAGCATTATGCTGTACAGCGGGAAAACCGCGACGATCTCGGTAGCGATCTATACCGAAGTGGTCCGTTCCAGCTTTGGAACCGCCGCGGCGCTGGCGTCCATTCTGACGGTTGCCACCATTTTGTCCCTGCTGCTGTTCAACTGGGTCAGCAAGGGCAGGGTTTCCGTGGTCTGA